In Gouania willdenowi chromosome 17, fGouWil2.1, whole genome shotgun sequence, one DNA window encodes the following:
- the LOC114478707 gene encoding disks large-associated protein 1-like isoform X1 yields MKSMAGSRGHHHVVSYEPSYDPMGHHVDRKPYLISQMDMPLPIPMPHPAELSYYNAQRTSYPSDNSIVPYGTFPRRCHSISSSHHPEVKDECMAMVPYVVGGGGGGGGGYGGKTPTRVPANFAESFERQSSFSRDGYHTLQYKRGALTHSGGSVTNNANNVNNDSPGRIRHLVHSVQKLFTKSHSLEGPHHTQSSRGGNVGSVNGGGGGGGGGGSRVSPDGETPPAGVRHRKRSKSRERCRSAEPKHRSHHHHHHQLHGSASAPGSGYWSSDDQLERELCLYHPHHHQPPPSPSPSVSPSPNAMTMGRYPGNNPDKFPQTTPHPSLASSQSQQYFMMDPYSTLNEHTHTHTHAHHGHTHHHSALKVSRSNNDLKYSTPSACLPVSGSSNNSGGGIGGGSGALLPLGLVDGPLVKKGAWSSSLTVSRAQEIYTNNTSHKQLRDGPGNLNLDRAVVKSKGSQQQERSCHFLQVPQDEWSGFSPLGKEDDIPCRRMRSGSYVKAMAEDDSGDSDGSPKPSPKVQARRASYLKATQPSLTEMTTLQISTEHSPKLQIRSHSYLRAVSEVSINRSLDTLDPKTLLDPKSLLSSPQYRSRNESYMRAMSTISQLSELEVNGQIEQVCEQVYSQLQAQAQAMEASMDNMDTMDTLPMPGCFRMRSHSYVRAIDQGCSGEEEGEGGRPLLLLPSSPPRTSATTVRTIQSSTVSSCITTYKKTPPPVPPRTSTCSTASKPYISITAQSSTESAQDAYMEEEGPRGDMTIQSGLSNSTESIDSMKALTAAIEAANAQIHGPASQHVNNSAMMVGSPLTSDLSRGPSVEDHRDEYRKKALRKGKCLSIGIQVDGPEELPDPEDPSKFTSVGIQVEDERGYRRFQRSNSVTTAVQADMDMPDLLDTPLDSPGITMEFLSGALSPRYSRDATASTVSIQGSGNHYHACASDDYDDVGFDPSILPPPDPWIDSVTDDSLEANFNSSSILEVVQRSVCPRDGHWFLKLLQAETDRMEGWCQQMALDQQENDLPDDIVGKMRNAVGSAQHLIAQKFQQFRELCEENLNPNAHPRPVASDLAAFWDMLQLSIENISLKFDELHQLRANNWRVPDPPERMERRLPPPVPQRPPKGRPLHPPLVRDRSLESSERQRHDARKRLMAAKRTASVRQNSATESADSIEIYIPEAQTRL; encoded by the exons ATGAAAAGCATGGCCGGCAGTCGAGGTCACCATCATGTGGTCTCCTATGAGCCGTCATACGATCCTATGGGTCACCATGTTGACCGCAAGCCATATTTGATCAGTCAGATGGACATGCCTCTACCCATTCCCATGCCACATCCAGCTGAGCTGTCCTACTACAACGCTCAGCGGACATCGTACCCTTCCGACAACAGCATCGTCCCTTATGGAACATTCCCAAGGAGGTGCCATTCAATCTCCTCGTCCCACCATCCGGAGGTAAAGGATGAGTGTATGGCCATGGTGCCATATGtagtaggaggaggaggaggtggaggaggaggctACGGGGGTAAAACGCCAACAAGGGTACCGGCAAATTTTGCAGAGTCGTTTGAGCGTCAGTCGTCCTTCTCCCGAGATGGCTACCACACCCTGCAGTACAAGCGAGGAGCGCTGACACACAGCGGAGGATCAGTGACCAACAATGccaacaatgtcaacaacgaCAGCCCGGGGAGGATCCGTCACCTTGTCCATTCAGTCCAAAAGCTCTTCACCAAATCACATTCGCTGGAGGGGCCGCACCACACACAGTCCTCCAGAGGGGGAAACGTGGGGAGTGTTAatggtggtggaggtggtgggggTGGTGGAGGATCAAGGGTCAGCCCGGATGGGGAAACTCCACCAGCAGGTGTGCGTCATCGTAAGCGCAGCAAGAGCCGGGAGCGCTGTCGATCGGCCGAGCCCAAACACAGAagccaccaccaccatcaccaccagcTCCACGGCTCCGCCTCGGCTCCTGGCTCTGGATACTGGAGCTCTGATGACCAGCTGGAACGGGAGCTGTGTCTGTATCACCCTCACCACCACCAGCCTCCGCCATCCCCTTCCCCATCTGTTTCCCCATCGCCTAATGCCATGACTATGGGCCGGTACCCGGGCAATAACCCCGACAAATTCCCCCAAACGACACCCCACCCCAGTCTGGCCTCCTCTCAGTCCCAGCAGTACTTCATGATGGACCCTTACAGCACACTCAACGagcacacccacacccacacccacgcacatcatggacacacacaccaccattCTGCACTCAAAGTGTCCCGGAGCAACAACGATTTGAAGTATTCCACGCCCTCGGCATGCCTGCCTGTTAGTGGCAGCAGCAATAACAGCGGTGGCGGTATCGGTGGAGGAAGTGGGGCCTTGCTGCCACTCGGGCTTGTGGACGGGCCCCTGGTGAAGAAAGGGGCATGGTCTTCAAGTTTAACGGTGAGCAGGGCTCAAGAGATCTACACCAACAACACCAGCCACAAGCAGCTACGTGACGGACCCGGTAACCTAAACCTAGATAGAGCTGTAGTCAAATCTAAGGGCAGTCAGCAGCAGGAGCGCTCATGCCATTTTCTACAG GTTCCTCAGGACGAATGGAGCGGTTTCTCTCCGTTAGGGAAGGAGGACGACATTCCCTGTCGGAGAATGAGGAGCGGCAGCTACGTTAAAGCCATGGCAGAGGACGACAGCGGAGACTCTGACGGAAGTCCCAAGCCTTCCCCGAAGGTTCAGGCGCGGAGAGCCAGCTACCTGAAAGCCACACAGCCATCCCTGACCGAGATGACCACCTTACA GATTTCTACCGAGCACTCGCCCAAACTGCAGATCAGGAGCCACAGTTACCTGCGAGCGGTGAGTGAGGTCTCCATCAATAGAAGCTTGGATACCCTGGACCCCAAAACCCTCCTCGACCCCAAATCGCTGCTATCCTCACCCCAATACCGCTCACGCAATGAGAGCTACATGAGAGCCATGAGCACCATCAGTCAG CTGAGTGAGTTGGAGGTGAACGGACAAATTGAACAGGTTTGTGAGCAGGTCTACAGTCAGCTGCAGGCTCAGGCTCAGGCTATGGAGGCGTCCATGGACAACATGGACACCATGGACACGCTGCCAATGCCCGGGTGCTTCCGGATGCGAAGCCACAGCTACGTGAGGGCCATCGACCAAGGCTGCTCAGGAGAGGAAGAAGGAGAGGGAGGGagaccgctgctgctgctgccatctTCTCCACCCAGAACATCCGCCACAACCGTCAGAACGATACAGAGCAGCACAG TTTCATCGTGCATCACCACCTATAAGAAGACACCGCCACCTGTGCCCCCCCGCACCTCCACCTGCTCCACCGCCTCCAAACCATACATCTCCATCACAGCCCAGAGTAGCACCGAGTCAGCACAG GATGCATACATGGAGGAGGAGGGACCCAGAGGAGACATGACCATCCAATCAGGGCTCAGTAACTCAACAGAGAGCATCGACAGCATGAAGGCCTTGACAGCAGCCATAGAAGCAGCTAACGCTCAG ATACATGGACCAGCCAGTCAGCACGTCAATAACAGTGCCATGATGGTCGGCAGCCCGCTCACCTCAGACCTGAGCAGAGGGCCGAGTGTGGAAGACCACCGGGACGAGTACAGGAAAAAAGCACTCAGGAAGGGCAAATGTCTCTCCATCGGCATTCAG GTAGACGGACCCGAGGAGCTTCCAGATCCAGAAGATCCATCCAAGTTCACCTCTGTGGGGATACAAGTGGAGGATGAGAGAGG GTATCGTCGGTTTCAGCGCTCCAACAGTGTAACTACAGCTGTACAG GCAGATATGGACATGCCGGATCTGCTGGACACGCCTCTGGACTCCCCAGGGATTACCATGGAGTTCCTGTCTGGAGCCCTCTCTCCGCGGTATTCCCGGGATGCCACAGCTTCCACTGTCAGCATCCAGGGCTCAGGAAACCACTACCACGCCTGTGCCTCGGACGACTATGATGACGTGGGCTTTGACCCGTCAATCCTCCCGCCTCCGGACCCCTGGATAGACAGCGTGACGGACGACTCACTGGAGGCCAACTTCAACAGCTCGTCTATTCTGGAG GTGGTGCAGCGATCCGTCTGTCCCAGAGACGGCCACTGGTTTCTAAAGCTGCTGCAGGCAGAGACAGACCGCATGGAGGGCTGGTGTCAACAGATGGCGCTCGACCAGCAGGAAAACGACCTTCCCGATGACA TTGTGGGGAAGATGAGGAATGCTGTGGGAAGTGCTCAACATCTGATTGCACAGAAGTTTCAACAGTTCAGAGAACTGTGTGAAGAAAACCTG AACCCGAACGCCCATCCTCGTCCTGTAGCCTCCGATCTGGCTGCGTTCTGGGACATGCTTCAACTGTCCATTGAGAACATCAGCCTCAAGTTCGATGAGCTTCACCAACTCAGAGCCAACAACTGGAGAGTGCCGGATCCCCCGGAGAGaatg GAGCGCCGCCTCCCACCTCCAGTGCCCCAGCGGCCCCCAAAGGGCCGCCCCCTGCACCCGCCCCTGGTCAGAGACCGTTCGCTGGAGAGCTCCGAGAGACAGCGGCACGACGCCCGCAAACGCCTGATGGCCGCCAAGAGGACGGCGTCTGTGAGACAGAACTCTGCCACCGAGAGCGCCGACAGCATCGAGATCTACATCCCTGAGGCTCAAACACGGCTATGA
- the LOC114478707 gene encoding disks large-associated protein 1-like isoform X2, translating to MKSMAGSRGHHHVVSYEPSYDPMGHHVDRKPYLISQMDMPLPIPMPHPAELSYYNAQRTSYPSDNSIVPYGTFPRRCHSISSSHHPEVKDECMAMVPYVVGGGGGGGGGYGGKTPTRVPANFAESFERQSSFSRDGYHTLQYKRGALTHSGGSVTNNANNVNNDSPGRIRHLVHSVQKLFTKSHSLEGPHHTQSSRGGNVGSVNGGGGGGGGGGSRVSPDGETPPAGVRHRKRSKSRERCRSAEPKHRSHHHHHHQLHGSASAPGSGYWSSDDQLERELCLYHPHHHQPPPSPSPSVSPSPNAMTMGRYPGNNPDKFPQTTPHPSLASSQSQQYFMMDPYSTLNEHTHTHTHAHHGHTHHHSALKVSRSNNDLKYSTPSACLPVSGSSNNSGGGIGGGSGALLPLGLVDGPLVKKGAWSSSLTVPQDEWSGFSPLGKEDDIPCRRMRSGSYVKAMAEDDSGDSDGSPKPSPKVQARRASYLKATQPSLTEMTTLQISTEHSPKLQIRSHSYLRAVSEVSINRSLDTLDPKTLLDPKSLLSSPQYRSRNESYMRAMSTISQLSELEVNGQIEQVCEQVYSQLQAQAQAMEASMDNMDTMDTLPMPGCFRMRSHSYVRAIDQGCSGEEEGEGGRPLLLLPSSPPRTSATTVRTIQSSTVSSCITTYKKTPPPVPPRTSTCSTASKPYISITAQSSTESAQDAYMEEEGPRGDMTIQSGLSNSTESIDSMKALTAAIEAANAQIHGPASQHVNNSAMMVGSPLTSDLSRGPSVEDHRDEYRKKALRKGKCLSIGIQVDGPEELPDPEDPSKFTSVGIQVEDERGYRRFQRSNSVTTAVQADMDMPDLLDTPLDSPGITMEFLSGALSPRYSRDATASTVSIQGSGNHYHACASDDYDDVGFDPSILPPPDPWIDSVTDDSLEANFNSSSILEVVQRSVCPRDGHWFLKLLQAETDRMEGWCQQMALDQQENDLPDDIVGKMRNAVGSAQHLIAQKFQQFRELCEENLNPNAHPRPVASDLAAFWDMLQLSIENISLKFDELHQLRANNWRVPDPPERMERRLPPPVPQRPPKGRPLHPPLVRDRSLESSERQRHDARKRLMAAKRTASVRQNSATESADSIEIYIPEAQTRL from the exons ATGAAAAGCATGGCCGGCAGTCGAGGTCACCATCATGTGGTCTCCTATGAGCCGTCATACGATCCTATGGGTCACCATGTTGACCGCAAGCCATATTTGATCAGTCAGATGGACATGCCTCTACCCATTCCCATGCCACATCCAGCTGAGCTGTCCTACTACAACGCTCAGCGGACATCGTACCCTTCCGACAACAGCATCGTCCCTTATGGAACATTCCCAAGGAGGTGCCATTCAATCTCCTCGTCCCACCATCCGGAGGTAAAGGATGAGTGTATGGCCATGGTGCCATATGtagtaggaggaggaggaggtggaggaggaggctACGGGGGTAAAACGCCAACAAGGGTACCGGCAAATTTTGCAGAGTCGTTTGAGCGTCAGTCGTCCTTCTCCCGAGATGGCTACCACACCCTGCAGTACAAGCGAGGAGCGCTGACACACAGCGGAGGATCAGTGACCAACAATGccaacaatgtcaacaacgaCAGCCCGGGGAGGATCCGTCACCTTGTCCATTCAGTCCAAAAGCTCTTCACCAAATCACATTCGCTGGAGGGGCCGCACCACACACAGTCCTCCAGAGGGGGAAACGTGGGGAGTGTTAatggtggtggaggtggtgggggTGGTGGAGGATCAAGGGTCAGCCCGGATGGGGAAACTCCACCAGCAGGTGTGCGTCATCGTAAGCGCAGCAAGAGCCGGGAGCGCTGTCGATCGGCCGAGCCCAAACACAGAagccaccaccaccatcaccaccagcTCCACGGCTCCGCCTCGGCTCCTGGCTCTGGATACTGGAGCTCTGATGACCAGCTGGAACGGGAGCTGTGTCTGTATCACCCTCACCACCACCAGCCTCCGCCATCCCCTTCCCCATCTGTTTCCCCATCGCCTAATGCCATGACTATGGGCCGGTACCCGGGCAATAACCCCGACAAATTCCCCCAAACGACACCCCACCCCAGTCTGGCCTCCTCTCAGTCCCAGCAGTACTTCATGATGGACCCTTACAGCACACTCAACGagcacacccacacccacacccacgcacatcatggacacacacaccaccattCTGCACTCAAAGTGTCCCGGAGCAACAACGATTTGAAGTATTCCACGCCCTCGGCATGCCTGCCTGTTAGTGGCAGCAGCAATAACAGCGGTGGCGGTATCGGTGGAGGAAGTGGGGCCTTGCTGCCACTCGGGCTTGTGGACGGGCCCCTGGTGAAGAAAGGGGCATGGTCTTCAAGTTTAACG GTTCCTCAGGACGAATGGAGCGGTTTCTCTCCGTTAGGGAAGGAGGACGACATTCCCTGTCGGAGAATGAGGAGCGGCAGCTACGTTAAAGCCATGGCAGAGGACGACAGCGGAGACTCTGACGGAAGTCCCAAGCCTTCCCCGAAGGTTCAGGCGCGGAGAGCCAGCTACCTGAAAGCCACACAGCCATCCCTGACCGAGATGACCACCTTACA GATTTCTACCGAGCACTCGCCCAAACTGCAGATCAGGAGCCACAGTTACCTGCGAGCGGTGAGTGAGGTCTCCATCAATAGAAGCTTGGATACCCTGGACCCCAAAACCCTCCTCGACCCCAAATCGCTGCTATCCTCACCCCAATACCGCTCACGCAATGAGAGCTACATGAGAGCCATGAGCACCATCAGTCAG CTGAGTGAGTTGGAGGTGAACGGACAAATTGAACAGGTTTGTGAGCAGGTCTACAGTCAGCTGCAGGCTCAGGCTCAGGCTATGGAGGCGTCCATGGACAACATGGACACCATGGACACGCTGCCAATGCCCGGGTGCTTCCGGATGCGAAGCCACAGCTACGTGAGGGCCATCGACCAAGGCTGCTCAGGAGAGGAAGAAGGAGAGGGAGGGagaccgctgctgctgctgccatctTCTCCACCCAGAACATCCGCCACAACCGTCAGAACGATACAGAGCAGCACAG TTTCATCGTGCATCACCACCTATAAGAAGACACCGCCACCTGTGCCCCCCCGCACCTCCACCTGCTCCACCGCCTCCAAACCATACATCTCCATCACAGCCCAGAGTAGCACCGAGTCAGCACAG GATGCATACATGGAGGAGGAGGGACCCAGAGGAGACATGACCATCCAATCAGGGCTCAGTAACTCAACAGAGAGCATCGACAGCATGAAGGCCTTGACAGCAGCCATAGAAGCAGCTAACGCTCAG ATACATGGACCAGCCAGTCAGCACGTCAATAACAGTGCCATGATGGTCGGCAGCCCGCTCACCTCAGACCTGAGCAGAGGGCCGAGTGTGGAAGACCACCGGGACGAGTACAGGAAAAAAGCACTCAGGAAGGGCAAATGTCTCTCCATCGGCATTCAG GTAGACGGACCCGAGGAGCTTCCAGATCCAGAAGATCCATCCAAGTTCACCTCTGTGGGGATACAAGTGGAGGATGAGAGAGG GTATCGTCGGTTTCAGCGCTCCAACAGTGTAACTACAGCTGTACAG GCAGATATGGACATGCCGGATCTGCTGGACACGCCTCTGGACTCCCCAGGGATTACCATGGAGTTCCTGTCTGGAGCCCTCTCTCCGCGGTATTCCCGGGATGCCACAGCTTCCACTGTCAGCATCCAGGGCTCAGGAAACCACTACCACGCCTGTGCCTCGGACGACTATGATGACGTGGGCTTTGACCCGTCAATCCTCCCGCCTCCGGACCCCTGGATAGACAGCGTGACGGACGACTCACTGGAGGCCAACTTCAACAGCTCGTCTATTCTGGAG GTGGTGCAGCGATCCGTCTGTCCCAGAGACGGCCACTGGTTTCTAAAGCTGCTGCAGGCAGAGACAGACCGCATGGAGGGCTGGTGTCAACAGATGGCGCTCGACCAGCAGGAAAACGACCTTCCCGATGACA TTGTGGGGAAGATGAGGAATGCTGTGGGAAGTGCTCAACATCTGATTGCACAGAAGTTTCAACAGTTCAGAGAACTGTGTGAAGAAAACCTG AACCCGAACGCCCATCCTCGTCCTGTAGCCTCCGATCTGGCTGCGTTCTGGGACATGCTTCAACTGTCCATTGAGAACATCAGCCTCAAGTTCGATGAGCTTCACCAACTCAGAGCCAACAACTGGAGAGTGCCGGATCCCCCGGAGAGaatg GAGCGCCGCCTCCCACCTCCAGTGCCCCAGCGGCCCCCAAAGGGCCGCCCCCTGCACCCGCCCCTGGTCAGAGACCGTTCGCTGGAGAGCTCCGAGAGACAGCGGCACGACGCCCGCAAACGCCTGATGGCCGCCAAGAGGACGGCGTCTGTGAGACAGAACTCTGCCACCGAGAGCGCCGACAGCATCGAGATCTACATCCCTGAGGCTCAAACACGGCTATGA